In Leptolyngbya sp. O-77, the genomic window TGATGTCCCAGGCGGGTTCGACAGAAATGTGGGCCGTCGGCGCAATCTGGGAGCCGCCCTGGGTTTGCAGATACCACTGGCGGGGATATTCTGGCTCCTGGGGGCGATAAAGCTGCTGGGCGCGGATGACGATGTTGGGTTCCGCCAGCAGCACATCCGGGCGGTGCATGAGTTGGTTGGCCAGCTTGATCGGGTTTGCCCTGGCTTGCGGGGTTACCTCAAACACGTAGGTCTGGGGAATGCCGACGACGGGCTGGGCGGGCCTGAGGCCGAGGTCAAGGGCGATCGCCCCCATCGCTTCCGTCGTCACGCTGTTGGCAAACTGCACCGTCAGCTCATCGGTCAGGTAAACCCGCGTTTGCGGATTTTGCGCCAGTTGATAGACATGGCTCGCAAAGGCAACGTGCGGATGCGCTCTGGCTCGGTCGATCCCCGCATCCGCCTGACCCGCTGCCGTTTTCACCTCGATCAAGTCCACGCCAGGAACCGGGCGCATAGATTCTACGTCTAACTGCTGAACCCAATCCTCCAGGGTCATTTCGTCGGGCGCTTCTGCCGTCGGGCGAAACGTAAAGCGATCGCCCAGCTTTTGCAGCTGCAATTCCTCGCCGCCCCGCTGCAAAATCATGCCCTCCTGCTCCGCCAATACACCAGAGGCAGGCAGCATCGCGTCTACCGGATTTCCTTCTGCCTGAAAATCGTCCCCACCCCTCGGTGATGCACTGGAAGAGGGGCGATCGGGCGGCACAGATCCAGTCATAGGGGTCTACTCAACTTCAAACGACAATAAACCCTCAGTACATAGCACAATTGGTTGCGCTCAGTGCTTTTTGGTCACGAAGTTTAAGCAAGAATAAATAGACAAAGCATCCAAGTGGTAGTATTTACTCTGTGCATTCGCAGGTGCATTTGGTCAGGTTCACGTCTATTCTCTTCAACCTTCTCAAGTCTACGCAGAGGCCCATGGTATCTTTCAACGCCCTTCGTCCACGCTCCTTGACCTGGCTTTTGGCGATGCCCGCCGCAGTCGCGACTGCGCTCGTTTCCAGCGTCGTTGTCGCCCAAACGCCCAGCCCTGCCGACCCCGATGCGGGCTTGCAGCAGCTTGAGCCAGTCACCCCTGCAAACCCCAGCCTTCCGGCTCCCAACGTCGCCCCCAGCAATCCTGATGACCTCCGTCCGCTGGCTCAGGACGGCAGCCTATTGAGCGTGCGATCGGGTCAGCGAATGCTAGAAGAAGCCCGCGCCGCAGCAGCCGTGCAAAACTATGATCTGGCCGTGCGGCGGCTGCAAGAAGCCCGCCAAGTCTTCAACCAACTGTCTAATTTCTACCAAGAGCTATTTAATAGCTTCACGGCAATCGACAACCGCATCGCCGACAGCCAGCGCCGTAGCGCCCTAGAAACGGCTCAACTGCGGGACGAAGCCACCTATCAACTTGCCCTGGTGCATCGGGCCCAAAACAAGCCTGACTTGGCTGTCCCGCTGCTGGTGCAAATCGTTCGCAGCCAGAACCCCACTCGTGATTTGGGGCAGCGGGCCTATCGCCAGCTTTATGAACTGGGCTTTGTTGATTCGCCCTTCCCCCGCAACCAAGATCCCGCTTCGACCTCCACTGCACCGCGTCAGTAGGGAAGCAGGCTCAGCAGTCTCTTGAAGTGACTCTTGAGGCAGCGTTTGAGACTGCTCATGGGGTAGCCTGGCTTTAGGCAGCACAATGCTTTAGGCAGCACAATCTAGGAGCGCGGAGATGATTAGTCCCAGCCAGGTAGAGGCGATGATTAAAGAAGCGATGCCCGACGCGCAGGTACAGATTCAAGACCTGACGGGCGGCGGTGACCATTATCAGGCGATTGTGGTTTCTTCAGCGTTTGAGGGCAAAAGCCTGATTCAGCAGCATCAGTTGGTGTATCGCGCGGTTGGCCCAGCGATGGCATCGGAAGCCATTCACGCCCTTTCACTGAAGACCTACACCCCCGAATCCTGGGCCGCAGGGCAGACGGCTTCCTGATTCAACTGAGATGAGCGTGGGGAGGTTCGCAGGATTGAGCCTCCCCGCTACACTATTAGCAGGATGCGGAACTTTAGAAAGCTACGCATTTGAAGTCTGCACTTTCCCAACTCTTCAGAACTTTTTCTACACAAGACCATGACTCCAGAACTCAAAGCAAGAATTGACGATCTGATCGCCCAAAACAAAATTCTGGTTTTCATGAAGGGCAATAAGCTGATGCCCCAGTGCGGCTTTTCTAACAACGTTGTGCAAATTTTGAATTCTCTCGGTGTGCCCTACGAAACGGTAGATGTGCTGGAAGACTACGAGATTCGGCAGGGCATCAAGGAATATTCAAGCTGGCCGACGATTCCCCAGGTGTATATCAATGGGGAATTTATTGGCGGGTCGGACGTGATGATCGAGCTGTATCAGCAGGGCGAACTTCAGCAAAAAGTCGAGGTGGCGCTCGCGTCTTAGGATGGATGCTGGGTCGAGCGATCGCCCCTAAGCTTGAGAGTATAAATCTCAAGAGAAAAATCTCCAGGGAAAAGTATGACCGAGCCAGGGAACTCCCGGTTTTGTGTTCAGAATGTGGTTCACAATGCGGGCGAGGCGATCGCCAGACCATGACCAAACAACTGCAAAAGTGTCTTCTATGGATGGAAACTCAGTAGCATAGAAATGGCTTAGCAGCTTGCTAGGGCGACCGATTTTACCTATTGGCAGCAACAGCCCGTTTCTCTGTGAAAGAACTGCTCGACGAACTTTGGAACCAGTTGCGACCGCCCCGGACGTTTTCCTGGCAGACACTGGTGCTACTGAGCTTGTTTTCGTGGGCGCTGTCGATCTTAGTTGAGACGCTGATTCTCAAGGATTTGCTGTCGCGGTTTGGCTGGCTGTTTCTGACGGTCGGAGTTGGCTGGGCGCTGTCGGGCAACAAGCTGAATATCCTGGGACTGGAAATCCAAACCGGCCCGTGGATCACGGGGGCGCTGGCCTGTGTGGTGCTGTTTGCAGGATGGGTGGGCGATTTGGGGCGCGTGGCGTGGGTCAGTTGGCCAATCTTTTCGGCAATTTCGGCGGCAGTGCCCTACTTTTTTCCCCGGTTTACCTTCAGCATCCCCGACCCCAAGGTGCGGCAAGACCTGATCCTGCGGGCGGTGCTGGCAGGCACCATGAGCTGCTGGATTCAGTTTCATTTTGTGGTGCAAGATTGGCTGCGCGACTATCCGACGCTGTTGTCGGACGATTTTCGGCGGAGTGCGTTTGTCGTGCGCCTGGATGAAGAGCAGCGCGACTCCAGCCGCAGCGTACCCCGTGCGGAACTGCTGATGAATCTGGCGGAGGGCTATATTCGGGGATCGCTCGAAGGAATTCCCTGGAGCGACACCGAGCGCTGGCTGATTGCGCTGGATCAGCAAGTTCCAGCCCTGCAAGACTATGTCTTTGAGGTGGCAAACCGATCGACAGCCCAAGAACTGGCTGAGGATAGGCTCTGGCGATTTAGCGCGGTGGTGCCTCCGGGCGAGCCGGAATATACCCTGCGGCTGCGGATGCTCTGGACGGGCCCAACCAGCACCAATTTTCCCTATGTCTATGAAAAGGCTTGCCTGATTTCTCAGGTTACGCCGCCGCTGGGTGCAGGCGAAGTGGTAGCGGGTGCGCCGCTGACGCGGGTGGAATGCAATCCCTTTCGGCGCATTTCGCTGGCGCAACCGCCGTAAAATCGAAATGCGGCGCGAACTGCCAGCGGGGTTGATGAGTGATACGCTTGCAGACGGCAGGCGAGTGGGCTTGGGACGTAAGGGAGTAAGGAGACGGTGAATCTCGGTCGCGTGTGGGTGATTGCCGTGAATGTGTTTCGTGAAGTGATTCGCGATCGCATTCTGTATTTGCTGGGCGTGTTTGCGATCGCGCTGGTGGCGATCGCCGCGCTGCTGCCCGAAGTGGCAGCAGGCACGGAACTGAAGATTTTGCTAGACGTGGGGCTGGCGGCTATCGGGTCTGACGGGGCTGGTGATTGCCATTTCGTCGGCACGGGCCTGGTGAACAAAGAAATCGAGAAGCGTACGGTCTATGTACTGATTGCCAAACCCGTCAGCAAGGCAGAATTCATTCTGGGCAAACATTTGGGGCTGTCGGCAGTGCTGGCGGTGCTAGTGGCCGCCATGACGCTGATTTTCGTAACGGTGGTCAGCTTTTATCGAGCGCCCTTTCCGCTGGCGAGCCTCTTGATTGCGGCGCTGTTCCAGTTTTTGGAACTCTCGCTGATGGTGGCGGTGGCGATTCTATTTGGGGTGTTTACCAGTTCTCTGCTGGCGATCGCCCTGACGGTGGGCATTTACCTCATGGGGCACTTTAGCCGCGATCTGGTCAGCCTGGGCAACCTCAGCCAAAACCCAGTGATGGAGCGGATAACGCAGGGACTCTACCTGCTGCTACCTGACCTCGCTCGGCTCAACCTGAAAAATCAGGCCGTGTATGGCTTGGCGGCTCTGCCTCCTGCATCGGAACTGTGGGCCAACGCGGCCTACGGGGTGCTGTATACGGCGCTGCTGCTGGCGATCGCCACGGTCATCTTTTCTCGCCGCCAGTTTTAGCCGCGTCCCGCGATCTCTCCTACACCCCCACGCTCAGCGCCGCCAGCACCCCTTCAAAGAGCTTCAGCCCGTCGGTATTGCCCAAGGCGGGGTCGGCGGCGCGTTCCGGGTGGGGCATCATGCCCAGCACATTGCCCCGGCGGTTGCAGATGCCCGCAATGTGGCCCAGAGATCCGTTGGGGTTGCTGGCTTCCGTCAGGGAACCGTCTGCCGCGCAATAGCGGAACAGAATTTGCTGATGATCTTCCAGAGCCGCCAGCGTGTCTGCATCGGCATAGTAGCAGCCTTCGCCGTGGGCGATCGGCAGCGTAATCACCTGCTGGGGTGCATAGCGCTGGGTCCAGGGCAAATCGACCCGCTCGACGCGCAGCGAAACGCGATCGCAGATAAAGTGCAAATCCCGATTTCGCACTAGCGCCCCCGGCAGCAGCCCCGCCTCCGTCAAGACCTGAAAGCCATTGCAGATGCCCAGCACCAAACCGCCCCGCTCGGCGTGCTGCACCACGGACTGCATCGCGGGCGAAAACCGGGCGATCGCCCCACAGCGCAAATAGTCGCCATAGCTGAACCCACCGGGCACAATCACCAGATCCAGTCCCGACAGGTCGCTCTCTTCGTGCCACACCATCCGCGTCGGCAGCCCCAGCAAATCGCGGGTCACCATTGCCGCGTCGCGATCGCAGTTGGAGCCAGGGAAGACGATGACACCAGTTTTCATGGGGGTTTAGGGGTTAGGGGTTAGCTCAAACCGATAATTCTCAATCACCGGATTGGCCAAAAGCTGGTCACACATCCGGTCAAGCTGGGTGCGGGCATCGCTTTCGTTGGCAGCGGTGAGGGTCAGTTCTACATACTTGCCAATGCGAACCGGGCCAACGTTGTCATACCCAAGGTGCTGGAGTCCGGACTGTACAGCGGTTCCAGCCGGATCGAGAACGGAGGGACGCAGGGTGACGTATACCTTGGCCTGGTAGGTCTGATTCATGGGAAGGGGTGGGTGCAATGCAGCAGATTAGCGAGGATTAGCCCAGGAGCAGGACAAACTCGCATCCCATTTTATAGCGCTTTGGAGCGTCTGGTGGCGATCGGAGCGCGATCGCCCCGCAGGTTTCCCCACAAGTGGATGGGCGATCGCGATTATGATGAGACAGAACAGGACTCACGATCCCACTGCGTCGAAACTCAATCATTCGCGCTGCCGCATTGCCCAATCCCCCTGAAACCGCCATGAGAACGCGCCGCACCCGCAACCAAGAGCGAATTCTCACCTTGCTCAAGACTTTGAATCGGGCTGTTTCAGCGCAGGAAATCTTTCTGGAACTGCGAAAGGAGGGGCATAATATCGGGCTGGCGACGGTCTATCGGTCGCTGGAGGCCCTGAAGTTGGAGGGCGTGGTGCAAAGCCGTCAGCTCAGCACAGGCGAAGCGCTCTACAGTTCCACGCAGGAAGATCGCCACCACCTGACCTGCCTACGCTGCGGCAGTTCTCTGCCCATCGACGAGTGCCCAGTGCATGAACTGGAGGAGCAGCTCAATCAGTCCTACCGGTTCAAGATTTACTACCACATGCTGGAGTTTTATGGGTTGTGTACCCAGTGCCAGGAGGCGATCGCCAGCTCGACGCAGCAAGACCAAGGCGCAGAGGGTTAAATCCGTCCTATACGCAGCCAACTAGCCCTCTAGCGGAATTGCAAACACCCAGTCACGAAACTCCGGGTCGCGGTTTTCGGTGATGGCGGTCAGTTTGTCCCGCAGTTGGTCGGTCACAGGGCGCTGAGGAGAATACTCGTAGTTTTCGACACGACGAACGGGCGTGACGCGGGCCGCCGTGCCGCTGAGAAAAACTTCATCGGCGATGAACAGTTCCGACTTGTCCACTGGCCGCTCGATCACCTCAATCCCCAGCGACCGGGCAACGGTAATCACGCTGTCGCGGGTAATGCCTTCCAAAATGTCTTGGTCAAACCCCGGCGTGATCAGCTTGCCATTCCGCACGATGAAAATATTCATGCCCGATGCTTCGCTGACTTTGCCCTGAGAATTGAGCAAAATCGCCTCGTCGAAGCCCGACTCCACGGCTTCTGTCTTGGCCAGCGACGAGGTAATGTAAGCTCCACTAATCTTGCCACGCAGAGGCAGGCTGCGGTCTTCCTGACGATGCCAGGAGCTAATGCGACAGCTCACGCCTTCCGGCGAAAGGTAGTCGCCCAGTTCTAGCCCGTAGACAAAGAAATCCTTTTCAACACTGTGGAGCCGGGGCGAGATGCCTAGATCGGACGTGTAGACAAAAGGGCGAATGTAGAAAGAGGTCGTGGGGCTGTTCTTTTTTACAAAGTCGATGATCACCTGCTGGATCTTGTCAGGTGGCAGGTCATAATGCATAAAGCGGGCGCTCTGGCTAAGGCGCTGGCTGTGGCGATCCAGCCGAAACAGCAGGATTTGCCCAGGATTCTGCGGATCAGGAAGGCCGCGCATTCCCCCAAAAGCGCCCGTTCCGTAGTGGAGTGCGTGGGTCGCGATTGAAACGTTGGCCTCGGCAAACGGAACGAACTGGTGTCGGAAATATGCGATCGGCAGAAAATTGTGCATGGTTAATGAAGATAGAGCGGCAAGCTGAAGGGGCCGCAGGATTTCATCGTAATGGATAGCCTACGCGCAAGGCGATTGTTCGATCAAGTCTTGTAATGATCAGCAAGGCTTGCAGCCAAGGTTTGTAACAAACGCTGCAACAGAGTGTTCATGCAACGGGCTAGGTCATGAGCATTCGCTCTAGTGCGTCGATGTCGGGAATTCGCAGCGTGTCGCGATCGCGAGCAATCAGGCCCTTGCGCTCCAGTTTGCTTAACACGCGCGTCACGGTTTCTCTCGCCAGTCCGCTGAGGCTGCTTAGCTCTCGGTGCGGCAAGTTGGGAATTTCGATACCGCCCTCGGCCTTTTTGCCCTGACCATCTGCCAAAAACAGGATGATATCCGCGACCCGCGATTGGCTATCTGACTCGCGCAGCCGCAGCCGTCGGTTTACCTGCCGTAGCCGTCGGGCCATCAATTGTGCCAGCCGAATGCCTGCTTCTGGCTCTGTCTTCAGCAGCTTCACAAAATCCTGCGCGGGCATGTTGCCGATGACCGTCGGCACGAGCGTCAGCACGTCGGTTGAGCGGGGAACTTCATCTAGCGGAGCCATTTCACCAAACAGTTCACCCTTGCCCAAAATATTCAGCGTCACCTCTTTGCCGTCCAGGTTGTAGGTGCGGATCTTGACCCAGCCTTCCAGGATGAAATAAACCGAACTGCCCCAGTCGTTTTCTAGCAGCAAGACCTGTCCGGGGGGGTGGCTGCGCGTGACAACATGTACCGTGGCGTTTTCCACGGCATCTTCGGGTAATCCTTCAAAAAACGGGGCAGTGCGAATCAGCGCGGCATCACGAGATTCGCGGGGGCCAAGTCGATCGGGCATGGAGGCCTTGCTAAACGCTTGAAATCAAAAGCTTCGTCGCTTTTATGGGCACACGTAACGATCTATTAAATCATAGTCTGCCCATAGTCTGCCGAAGGCGGATTGAGCGTTTGTTTTCAACCGTTGCCAGAACCTTGGGGCCGTGGGCGCGGCGGTCGAGAGTGAGATGGGAATTATTTTCCCTTAGTTTGCAACACAGGCTACAAAAAAGGCTGCAACATTGAGCAATAAAGGCTGGTTGGCATCTGACCTTGGGCTATGATGAGCGCAGTTTCTAGCAGTGGTTTTGCGTCATCGTTTTCGGTAATTTTTTAGCAGCTATTTTTTATTGAGGGGGCGATCGCCCTATCCAGGTTCACCTGCCTATCCAGGTTCACCTGATAGATTCACCTGAAACCAGTAGGAGCAAGGTCATGTTTACAAATGGCGCACGCAGCGTTCCAGAGGTCGTTCAAACCGGCTATTCGGTGGACATCGGCAAGTACCTGGGCGAAGGCTGGGAGGTGTTTAAGAAAAACGCAGGCGGCTTTGCCGGGTTTACGCTGATTATGCTGTTGGTGTCGATAATTCCGCAGATCTTGCCGGAGCGCATCAAGCCTTTGGGCAGCATTGCCAGCAGCGTGTTGTCTGGGCCACTGGGCGCGGGTTTCTACATCGTGGCTTTCAAGCTGATGAAGCAAAGAGCCACAACCTTTAGCGATTTCTTCCGGGGATTCAACCATTTTCTGCCGCTATTTCTGGCTAGCCTAGTGACGGGTATTTTGACAGTAATTGGCTTTGCCTTGCTCGTTATTCCAGGCGTCTACTTGGCGGTCGCCTGGATGTTTACGACCCCGTTCATTGTCGATCGTAAGTTTGATTTTTGGGATGCGATGGAGTCGAGCCGCAAAGTGATTTCCAGAAACTGGTTTTCCTGGTTCAGTTTCCTGATTGTGCTGGCTTTGCTGAACTTTGTTGGAGTTCTGTTATTTGGGGTGGGTGCTTTGGTAACGATTCCCCTGTCGGCCTGTGCGGTGGCGATCGCCTATCAGGAGGTCATGGGGCTTTCCAACTCGGGTATCGCTGACGAAGGAGCGGGCATCACCGATAGTTTCTAGGATTCGGCTTCTAGAATTCGGCTTTCAGGATTCGGCTTCTGGGATTCCGCTGGCGATTTCTGACATCCAGTTGGCGATCGCAGGTTTTAGGATATAGAAAGTGGTTTCACGCTGCTTCTCTTCGTCCACCGCTATTTCTCCGTTGCCTACTGCACTGAACCCTGCTGTGAAATCTTCTAAACTCGCATTGATGGTCACCTTGGTTCCTGTGGCTGCCGTCTATTTTGGCGCTCTCTCCACGCTAGACAGCGCTTTTGTGGCCAAGAGCCTGCTGGTCGTCCTGCCAGTGCAGGTGGCGGCTTGTGTGTATTTGGTCTATCGCTATTGGAGCGGACGGCTTCTGAGGTAGGCGGTGGGCAGTGAGATTTAGAGGGAAGAAGGAAGAGAGAAGAAGGAAGAAGGAAAAGGGAAGCGAATAGTGAGTCTTTGAATTCCTTCTTTAGATAAAGTGATTTGCTTTGGGTTTCCCGGCGGTTTCCCAGTTCGCTCCTGTAAGCGTTGTAGAGTAACTATCCTTAGCCCCCGTAAAATTTGCCGATGCAACTGATTCCCAAGTCGCAAGCCCTCGCCGCGCAATCTTCTGAGCGCAAAGCCCTGACGCTGGACGTAGGCGGAATGAAGTGTGCGGGCTGCGTGAAGGCTGTGGAGACAGAACTGTTGCAGCAGCCGGGTGTGGTGGCGGCGACGGTGAACTTGGTGACGGAGATGGCGCTGGTGGAGGCAGAACCGGGCGTGGAGGGCGAAGCGCTGGCGATCGCCCTTACGGCGGCTGGCTTTCCTGCTCAACTGCGCGGCGATTCGGCGGCGAATGGGGCAACAGAAACACCCGCCGAACGCCAGCAGCGCGAAACGCGGGAACGGATGGGGCAATTGGCGATCGCCTGCACGCTGCTGGTTCTCTCGTTTTTGGGCCACCTCAGCGCCTTTGGACTAACATTGCCTGGGCTGAGCAATATCTGGTTTCATGCAGGGCTGGCGACGCTGGCGCTGCTGTTTCCTGGCCGCAGCATGGTGATCGACGGCTGGCGCGGGCTGCGGCGCGGCGCACCGAATATGAATACGCTGGTCAGCCTGGGCACGCTGACGGCCTACAGCGTTAGCGTGGTAGCGCTGCTGGTTCCGACCCTGGGCTGGGAGTGCTTTTTTGATGAACCCGTAATGCTGGTGGGCTTTATCTTGCTGGGGCGTACGCTAGAGCAGCAGGCCCGCAGTAAGGCGACCGCATCCCTACAATCCCTGGCGGCAATGCAGCCCAGCACGTCCCGCCGGATTCCTGCTGCGATGGCCACGCTGACGGGCGAGGAGTCGGTGACGCTGGCAACAGAGCAGGTGCGGGTGGGAGACTGGCTGCTGGTGCTGCCAGGTGAAAAAATTCCGGTGGATGGCGAGGTGACGGTCGGCCAAACAACGGTCGATGAGTCGATGCTGACGGGCGAATCGAGTCCGGTGCTAAAGCAGGCGGGCGATCGGGTGGCAGCGGGCACGGTAAACCA contains:
- a CDS encoding BolA family protein — its product is MISPSQVEAMIKEAMPDAQVQIQDLTGGGDHYQAIVVSSAFEGKSLIQQHQLVYRAVGPAMASEAIHALSLKTYTPESWAAGQTAS
- the grxD gene encoding Grx4 family monothiol glutaredoxin, producing the protein MTPELKARIDDLIAQNKILVFMKGNKLMPQCGFSNNVVQILNSLGVPYETVDVLEDYEIRQGIKEYSSWPTIPQVYINGEFIGGSDVMIELYQQGELQQKVEVALAS
- a CDS encoding DUF5357 family protein — protein: MKELLDELWNQLRPPRTFSWQTLVLLSLFSWALSILVETLILKDLLSRFGWLFLTVGVGWALSGNKLNILGLEIQTGPWITGALACVVLFAGWVGDLGRVAWVSWPIFSAISAAVPYFFPRFTFSIPDPKVRQDLILRAVLAGTMSCWIQFHFVVQDWLRDYPTLLSDDFRRSAFVVRLDEEQRDSSRSVPRAELLMNLAEGYIRGSLEGIPWSDTERWLIALDQQVPALQDYVFEVANRSTAQELAEDRLWRFSAVVPPGEPEYTLRLRMLWTGPTSTNFPYVYEKACLISQVTPPLGAGEVVAGAPLTRVECNPFRRISLAQPP
- a CDS encoding ABC transporter permease subunit; translated protein: MNLGRVWVIAVNVFREVIRDRILYLLGVFAIALVAIAALLPEVAAGTELKILLDVGLAAIGSDGAGDCHFVGTGLVNKEIEKRTVYVLIAKPVSKAEFILGKHLGLSAVLAVLVAAMTLIFVTVVSFYRAPFPLASLLIAALFQFLELSLMVAVAILFGVFTSSLLAIALTVGIYLMGHFSRDLVSLGNLSQNPVMERITQGLYLLLPDLARLNLKNQAVYGLAALPPASELWANAAYGVLYTALLLAIATVIFSRRQF
- the purQ gene encoding phosphoribosylformylglycinamidine synthase subunit PurQ, with the translated sequence MKTGVIVFPGSNCDRDAAMVTRDLLGLPTRMVWHEESDLSGLDLVIVPGGFSYGDYLRCGAIARFSPAMQSVVQHAERGGLVLGICNGFQVLTEAGLLPGALVRNRDLHFICDRVSLRVERVDLPWTQRYAPQQVITLPIAHGEGCYYADADTLAALEDHQQILFRYCAADGSLTEASNPNGSLGHIAGICNRRGNVLGMMPHPERAADPALGNTDGLKLFEGVLAALSVGV
- the purS gene encoding phosphoribosylformylglycinamidine synthase subunit PurS; this translates as MNQTYQAKVYVTLRPSVLDPAGTAVQSGLQHLGYDNVGPVRIGKYVELTLTAANESDARTQLDRMCDQLLANPVIENYRFELTPNP
- a CDS encoding Fur family transcriptional regulator; its protein translation is MRTRRTRNQERILTLLKTLNRAVSAQEIFLELRKEGHNIGLATVYRSLEALKLEGVVQSRQLSTGEALYSSTQEDRHHLTCLRCGSSLPIDECPVHELEEQLNQSYRFKIYYHMLEFYGLCTQCQEAIASSTQQDQGAEG
- a CDS encoding branched-chain amino acid transaminase, whose translation is MHNFLPIAYFRHQFVPFAEANVSIATHALHYGTGAFGGMRGLPDPQNPGQILLFRLDRHSQRLSQSARFMHYDLPPDKIQQVIIDFVKKNSPTTSFYIRPFVYTSDLGISPRLHSVEKDFFVYGLELGDYLSPEGVSCRISSWHRQEDRSLPLRGKISGAYITSSLAKTEAVESGFDEAILLNSQGKVSEASGMNIFIVRNGKLITPGFDQDILEGITRDSVITVARSLGIEVIERPVDKSELFIADEVFLSGTAARVTPVRRVENYEYSPQRPVTDQLRDKLTAITENRDPEFRDWVFAIPLEG
- a CDS encoding Crp/Fnr family transcriptional regulator gives rise to the protein MPDRLGPRESRDAALIRTAPFFEGLPEDAVENATVHVVTRSHPPGQVLLLENDWGSSVYFILEGWVKIRTYNLDGKEVTLNILGKGELFGEMAPLDEVPRSTDVLTLVPTVIGNMPAQDFVKLLKTEPEAGIRLAQLMARRLRQVNRRLRLRESDSQSRVADIILFLADGQGKKAEGGIEIPNLPHRELSSLSGLARETVTRVLSKLERKGLIARDRDTLRIPDIDALERMLMT